In one Nocardia tengchongensis genomic region, the following are encoded:
- a CDS encoding DUF2267 domain-containing protein, producing MSHHTDPFGPAIHTGNVWLRTVADRLGTDDRMTAHQALRAWLHTVRDRLDVGAAAHLSAQLPTLLRGVFYEGWTPGRVPVPHDPHSFLHQFARSADVSTEEARRSAAAITDALAQLFSPGQLDHVLAQLPAPLRRVLLGADFSDILTAAGIFETPEGRP from the coding sequence ATGAGCCATCACACCGACCCGTTCGGTCCTGCGATCCACACCGGCAACGTCTGGCTGCGCACCGTCGCCGACCGGCTGGGCACCGACGATCGGATGACCGCGCACCAGGCGTTGCGCGCCTGGCTGCACACGGTGCGCGATCGCCTCGATGTCGGCGCCGCCGCGCATCTGAGCGCGCAACTGCCCACACTGTTGCGGGGCGTGTTCTACGAGGGCTGGACGCCGGGACGCGTTCCGGTGCCGCACGACCCGCACTCGTTCCTCCATCAATTCGCCCGTTCGGCGGACGTGTCGACGGAGGAGGCGAGGCGGTCGGCCGCGGCGATCACCGATGCGCTGGCGCAACTGTTCTCGCCCGGCCAGCTCGACCACGTCCTGGCCCAACTGCCCGCACCGCTGCGACGCGTGCTGCTCGGCGCCGACTTCAGCGACATTCTCACCGCGGCAGGCATTTTCGAGACCCCCGAAGGCCGTCCGTGA
- the ppsA gene encoding phosphoenolpyruvate synthase → MGDYVAAFDELRLTDADRAGGKGANLGELVAAKLPVPPGFVVLAAAYEEVIQAGPHGPELDELHARGLAAAASATHSDAEQLDELCRRMRELVHDTPITSAVRDAALSAYHRLGDSVLVAVRSSAVGEDSATASFAGMNVSRTNIRGDDEVIAALADCWSSLFTPRVLTYRARRGMHDRPEMAVVVQRMVTVRSAGVAFTADPATGSRDRIVIDAARGQGEVVVSGAVTPDTYVLDAAGPTLLTTQIGRQSFVIVAGPDGDRRIELSEAEAEAPALTEDQALAVARLALQVQAHHGGLPQDVEWAFDDQDLWLVQARPITTMPDDVDAKPPMAHTVEGRVLVRGLAAAPGRAIGPVRVLRSPAEGSALCDGEILVAPMTNPDWLPTLSRAAAVVTDSGGMTCHAAIVARELGIPCIVGARTATTQLSTGEKVTVDGSAGQVYAGNPLPASITAVPRPVPAVAAPEATATRVYVNLALPDVAERVAATDADGVGLLRAEVLLTEALGGRHPRDLIARGEDEKFIQSMAASIHRISSAFANRPVIYRASDMRSNEFRALEGGGRYEPDEHNPMIGFRGCYRYVRQPEMFRLELAALARVREQTPNVHLMIPFVRTRWELEACLELVDASPLGRQRGLHRWIMAEVPSVVYRLPEYVNLGIDGISIGSNDLTQLMLGVDRDSEECAELFDESDGAVLDAIEQIVTSARLLGITSSLCGQAPSTKPEFVEHLVRAGITSVSVSPDAVDRTRRAVAAAERRVLLDHALSMPTGR, encoded by the coding sequence ATGGGTGACTATGTCGCTGCCTTCGATGAATTGCGACTGACCGACGCCGACCGCGCCGGCGGCAAGGGCGCCAACCTCGGCGAACTGGTCGCGGCGAAGCTACCCGTGCCACCGGGTTTCGTCGTTCTCGCCGCCGCGTACGAAGAGGTGATCCAGGCCGGCCCCCACGGTCCCGAACTCGACGAGCTGCATGCTCGCGGACTCGCCGCGGCCGCGAGTGCGACGCACTCCGATGCCGAACAGCTCGACGAGCTGTGCCGCCGTATGCGCGAACTGGTCCACGACACCCCGATCACCTCGGCCGTCCGTGACGCCGCCCTGTCGGCCTACCATCGGCTCGGGGACAGCGTCCTCGTGGCGGTCCGATCCTCGGCGGTCGGCGAGGACAGCGCGACCGCGTCCTTCGCGGGAATGAACGTCTCGCGCACCAATATTCGCGGCGACGACGAGGTGATCGCCGCGCTCGCCGACTGCTGGTCGTCGCTGTTCACGCCGCGAGTGCTGACCTATCGGGCGCGGCGCGGCATGCATGATCGGCCCGAGATGGCGGTGGTGGTGCAGCGCATGGTCACCGTCCGCTCGGCCGGGGTCGCGTTCACCGCCGACCCGGCCACCGGCTCGCGCGATCGCATCGTCATCGACGCGGCACGCGGCCAGGGCGAGGTGGTGGTGTCCGGCGCTGTCACCCCCGATACCTACGTGCTCGACGCTGCGGGGCCGACACTGCTCACCACGCAGATCGGCCGCCAGAGCTTCGTCATCGTGGCCGGTCCCGACGGTGACCGGCGTATCGAGCTGTCCGAGGCCGAGGCCGAGGCTCCCGCGCTCACCGAGGATCAGGCCCTCGCAGTGGCGCGGCTCGCGCTCCAGGTGCAGGCCCACCACGGCGGCCTTCCCCAGGACGTCGAATGGGCCTTCGACGACCAGGACCTCTGGCTGGTGCAGGCGCGGCCGATCACCACCATGCCCGACGACGTCGACGCGAAACCGCCCATGGCGCACACCGTCGAGGGCCGGGTCCTGGTGCGCGGGCTGGCCGCCGCGCCGGGGCGTGCCATCGGCCCGGTTCGCGTGCTGCGTTCGCCCGCCGAGGGATCGGCGCTCTGTGACGGCGAGATCCTGGTCGCCCCCATGACCAATCCCGACTGGCTGCCGACGCTCTCGCGGGCCGCCGCGGTGGTGACCGACAGCGGCGGCATGACCTGCCACGCCGCCATCGTGGCCCGCGAACTCGGCATCCCGTGCATCGTCGGCGCGCGCACCGCGACCACTCAGTTGTCCACCGGCGAGAAGGTCACCGTCGACGGTTCCGCGGGCCAGGTGTACGCCGGAAACCCGCTCCCGGCCTCGATCACGGCCGTCCCGCGCCCGGTTCCGGCGGTCGCCGCACCGGAGGCCACCGCCACGCGTGTCTATGTGAATCTGGCCCTGCCCGATGTCGCCGAACGCGTCGCCGCCACCGACGCCGACGGGGTCGGACTGCTGCGGGCGGAGGTGCTGCTGACCGAGGCGCTCGGTGGGCGGCACCCGCGCGACCTCATCGCCCGCGGCGAGGACGAGAAGTTCATCCAGAGCATGGCCGCCTCGATCCATCGGATCAGCTCCGCGTTCGCGAACAGACCCGTCATCTATCGCGCGAGCGATATGCGCAGCAACGAATTCCGCGCGCTGGAGGGCGGCGGCCGCTACGAGCCGGACGAGCACAACCCGATGATCGGATTCCGGGGCTGCTACCGCTACGTCCGCCAACCCGAGATGTTCCGGCTGGAGCTGGCCGCCCTCGCGCGGGTGCGCGAACAGACCCCCAACGTGCACTTGATGATTCCGTTCGTCCGCACCCGCTGGGAACTCGAAGCCTGCCTGGAGCTCGTCGACGCGAGCCCGCTCGGCCGTCAGCGTGGCCTGCACCGCTGGATCATGGCCGAGGTGCCCTCGGTGGTGTACCGACTACCCGAATACGTCAACCTCGGGATCGACGGAATCTCCATCGGCAGCAACGATCTCACCCAGCTCATGCTCGGCGTCGACCGTGATTCCGAGGAGTGCGCCGAACTGTTCGACGAGTCCGACGGGGCCGTGCTCGACGCCATCGAGCAGATCGTCACCAGCGCGCGCCTGCTCGGGATCACGTCCTCGCTGTGCGGCCAAGCTCCCTCCACCAAGCCCGAGTTCGTGGAGCATCTGGTGCGCGCGGGCATCACCTCGGTGTCGGTCTCCCCGGACGCGGTCGACCGCACCCGGCGCGCGGTCGCGGCGGCCGAGCGGCGAGTGCTGCTGGACCACGCGCTGTCCATGCCGACGGGACGATGA
- a CDS encoding DUF302 domain-containing protein — MEYRVNVCETPPQTVLRIPLEIRPDLLSEGIVGGMGRLTEVAEKAGLTASGAPTITFHRELPAEDAIVVDFGLPIEPAPALGPSSGAEMVIQSPTLVARTSHRGSYRDIDAAYRALREWLRQAGYRPVGPPTEAYLIGPDEVSDPRMLITEIRIPVAPAPAIAVHLATSFPEAVERTRTVMRERGFGVVTEFDVQAALRERTGEHIEEYLILGVCNPQLAGLALATDREAGLLMPCTVVVRADETGVLVEAVDPTLLVQVLARPELAASAEEMRRMLAGALSGLTHPAAAAG; from the coding sequence ATGGAATACAGGGTGAACGTCTGCGAGACACCGCCCCAGACGGTCCTGCGCATACCGTTGGAGATCCGCCCGGATCTGTTGAGCGAGGGCATCGTCGGCGGGATGGGCCGGCTCACCGAGGTCGCCGAGAAAGCGGGACTCACCGCGAGCGGCGCGCCGACGATCACGTTTCACCGGGAACTGCCCGCCGAGGACGCCATCGTCGTCGACTTCGGGCTCCCGATCGAGCCGGCCCCAGCGCTGGGACCGAGTTCCGGTGCGGAGATGGTCATCCAGTCCCCCACCCTGGTGGCCCGCACCAGCCATCGAGGCAGCTATCGCGATATCGACGCGGCCTATCGCGCCCTGCGGGAATGGTTGCGGCAAGCCGGCTATCGTCCTGTCGGCCCGCCGACCGAGGCGTACCTCATCGGGCCGGACGAGGTGAGCGATCCGCGGATGCTCATCACCGAGATCCGTATCCCGGTGGCCCCGGCCCCGGCCATCGCCGTCCACCTCGCCACCTCTTTCCCAGAGGCCGTGGAGCGGACCCGAACAGTGATGCGAGAGCGTGGATTCGGAGTCGTCACCGAATTCGACGTGCAGGCGGCGTTGCGTGAGCGAACCGGTGAGCACATCGAGGAGTATCTGATCCTCGGCGTCTGCAATCCGCAGCTCGCCGGCCTCGCCCTGGCGACCGATCGAGAGGCCGGATTGCTCATGCCCTGCACCGTGGTGGTCCGGGCCGACGAGACCGGTGTACTGGTCGAAGCCGTCGATCCCACCCTGCTCGTCCAGGTCCTGGCCCGGCCCGAGCTGGCCGCCTCGGCCGAGGAGATGCGGCGGATGCTCGCCGGGGCGCTGTCGGGCCTGACCCATCCCGCCGCCGCGGCAGGCTGA
- a CDS encoding pyridoxamine 5'-phosphate oxidase family protein codes for MNAASERSFDPRATVAMGREEALRLLASVPFGRVIFTRDALPAVRPVNHLVDDGEIVIVRTKLTSRLTSSVRADSNIVVAYEADDIDPIEQLGWSVVVTGIARPVTDPERVARYEALLRPWVDGMMDSIVAIEPTLVTGVRLVAKKAG; via the coding sequence ATGAACGCGGCCTCCGAGCGTTCGTTCGATCCCCGCGCCACCGTGGCCATGGGCCGCGAGGAGGCGCTGCGGCTGCTGGCGAGCGTGCCGTTCGGGCGGGTGATCTTCACGCGTGACGCCTTGCCCGCCGTGCGCCCGGTGAATCATCTGGTCGACGACGGTGAGATCGTCATCGTGCGAACCAAGCTCACGTCGCGGCTCACCTCGAGCGTGCGCGCCGACTCGAATATCGTTGTGGCCTATGAGGCCGACGACATCGATCCGATCGAACAACTGGGGTGGTCGGTGGTGGTGACGGGCATCGCCCGTCCGGTGACCGATCCCGAGCGCGTCGCTCGCTACGAGGCGCTGCTGCGGCCGTGGGTCGACGGGATGATGGATTCCATCGTCGCCATCGAGCCGACCTTGGTGACCGGGGTGCGGCTCGTGGCGAAGAAGGCGGGATAG
- a CDS encoding NAD(P)/FAD-dependent oxidoreductase: MARVEFTPGLPTDKAAAVEHLGMGVLDKCYLRFPTKFWPDTDWLTYVPRLDNAGQWGQWVNFSRACGQPILLGFNAGDFGRSSENSSDADLVASAMSTLRTMYGPGIPAPLDYQLTRWSQDPYARGSYSFNKIGSTPAMRDHLAESIDDRVHFAGEATDRNSFGTVHGAYASGVRAARQITG, from the coding sequence GTGGCGCGGGTCGAATTCACCCCAGGACTGCCGACCGACAAGGCCGCCGCCGTCGAACACCTCGGCATGGGCGTCCTCGACAAGTGCTATCTGCGCTTTCCCACCAAGTTCTGGCCGGACACCGACTGGCTGACGTATGTGCCCCGCCTCGACAACGCCGGGCAGTGGGGACAATGGGTCAACTTCTCCCGCGCCTGCGGACAGCCGATCCTGCTCGGATTCAACGCCGGCGATTTCGGCCGGTCGAGCGAGAACTCGTCCGACGCCGACCTGGTCGCCAGTGCGATGAGCACGCTGCGAACCATGTACGGGCCCGGCATTCCCGCGCCCCTGGACTACCAGCTCACGCGCTGGTCGCAGGACCCGTACGCGCGTGGTTCGTACTCGTTCAACAAGATCGGATCGACTCCGGCTATGCGCGACCACCTCGCGGAGAGTATCGACGACCGCGTCCACTTCGCCGGTGAGGCGACCGACCGCAACTCGTTCGGCACGGTCCACGGCGCCTACGCGTCGGGAGTGCGCGCGGCCCGGCAGATCACCGGCTGA
- a CDS encoding amphi-Trp domain-containing protein — MTHHKIYEEQRALDRSGLADQLRELADELDARGAITYGSGGTTGTLVLPDKLRGEVEITRSGHDNHTKLVARLRFTDSDSADDDDDAEWEIDDPYA; from the coding sequence ATGACACACCACAAGATCTACGAAGAGCAGCGCGCCCTCGACCGCAGCGGACTCGCCGACCAATTGCGGGAACTCGCCGACGAACTCGACGCCAGGGGCGCGATCACCTATGGCAGCGGCGGCACCACCGGCACCCTCGTACTCCCGGACAAACTGCGCGGCGAAGTGGAGATCACGCGCTCCGGCCACGACAATCACACCAAACTTGTTGCCCGGCTGCGTTTCACCGATTCCGACAGCGCCGACGATGACGACGACGCCGAATGGGAGATCGACGACCCGTACGCCTGA
- a CDS encoding GAF domain-containing sensor histidine kinase, whose product MTPEPQDGSYSVRETLSQLRLRELLVEVKDRVELIIDARDRMDGLVEAMLAVTSGLDLDQTLRTIVHTAISLVDARYGALGVRGQDQHGQAPLEQFIYEGIDEATRAEIGELPEGRGVLGLLITQPKTIRLDNIADHPSSVGFPANHPAMRTFLGVPVRIRDEVFGNLYLTEKAGGQPFTEDDEVIVQALAAAAGTAIDNARLYESSRSRQAWIEATRDIATEFLAGTAPAEVLAHFVVHARTLTDSTWAFLALDDDPESDPDAVEGLRISQCAGPDGWTHGGFIRTSGTAVGRAFRQGRPQTLDTSDDLGLDTALDTGPALVLPLHAQDSTFGVLVMVRPSGAPPFSDELQELAAAFTDQAALAIQLSEAQQRMRELDVLTDRDRIARDLHDHVIQRLFAAGLSLQGTVARARSAEIRERISDVINDLQDVVQEIRTSIFDLHGGAEGSTRLRQRIEEAIRKHTADTGIRTSLRISGPLSVVAAELADHAEAVVREAVSNAVRHAHAETIAVTIDVSDDLTLLIADDGRGIPANITTSGLGNLAHRAEQLGGTFSFGDNPDGAGTLLRWAVPFK is encoded by the coding sequence ATGACCCCTGAGCCCCAGGACGGCTCCTACTCGGTGCGCGAAACTCTCTCTCAGCTCCGCCTGCGGGAGTTGCTCGTAGAGGTCAAGGACCGGGTCGAGCTGATCATCGACGCGCGCGACCGCATGGACGGCTTGGTCGAGGCCATGCTCGCGGTCACCTCCGGGCTCGACCTGGACCAGACCCTGCGCACCATCGTCCACACCGCGATCAGCCTCGTCGACGCCCGCTACGGCGCGCTGGGCGTGCGCGGGCAGGATCAGCACGGGCAGGCTCCGCTCGAGCAGTTCATCTACGAGGGCATCGACGAGGCGACCCGCGCCGAGATCGGCGAGCTGCCCGAGGGCCGTGGCGTGCTCGGGCTGCTGATCACCCAGCCCAAGACCATTCGCCTGGACAACATCGCCGATCACCCCTCGTCGGTGGGCTTTCCGGCCAACCACCCGGCGATGCGCACCTTCCTGGGCGTCCCGGTCCGGATCCGCGACGAGGTCTTCGGCAACCTGTATCTGACCGAGAAGGCCGGCGGACAGCCCTTCACCGAGGACGACGAGGTGATCGTGCAGGCGCTCGCCGCGGCCGCGGGCACCGCCATCGACAACGCGCGGCTCTACGAATCCAGCCGCAGTCGCCAGGCCTGGATCGAGGCGACCCGCGATATCGCCACCGAGTTCCTGGCCGGAACCGCGCCCGCGGAAGTGCTCGCCCACTTCGTCGTGCACGCCCGCACCCTCACCGATTCGACCTGGGCCTTCCTGGCCTTGGACGACGACCCCGAGAGCGACCCCGACGCGGTGGAGGGGCTGCGGATCAGTCAGTGCGCGGGACCCGACGGCTGGACGCACGGCGGATTCATCCGTACCTCCGGGACAGCGGTCGGGCGGGCCTTTCGCCAGGGCCGGCCCCAAACCCTCGACACCAGTGACGATCTCGGCCTCGACACCGCGCTCGACACCGGACCGGCGTTGGTGCTGCCGCTCCACGCGCAGGACTCGACCTTCGGGGTGCTGGTGATGGTCCGCCCGTCCGGCGCTCCCCCGTTCTCGGACGAATTGCAAGAGCTGGCAGCGGCGTTCACCGATCAGGCCGCCCTGGCCATCCAGCTGTCGGAAGCGCAGCAGCGCATGCGTGAACTCGACGTGCTGACCGATCGCGACCGCATCGCCCGGGATCTGCACGACCATGTCATCCAGCGACTGTTCGCGGCCGGACTGAGCCTGCAGGGCACCGTCGCCCGCGCCCGGTCCGCCGAGATCCGGGAACGGATCTCCGACGTCATCAACGACCTGCAGGACGTGGTGCAGGAGATCCGGACCTCCATCTTCGACCTGCACGGCGGCGCCGAGGGCAGCACCCGGCTACGCCAGCGGATCGAGGAGGCGATCCGAAAGCACACCGCGGACACCGGAATTCGCACCTCGTTGCGGATCTCCGGGCCGTTGTCGGTGGTGGCGGCCGAACTGGCCGATCACGCCGAAGCCGTGGTGCGCGAAGCGGTCTCCAACGCGGTGCGGCACGCGCACGCCGAAACGATCGCGGTCACCATCGACGTCTCCGACGACCTCACCCTGTTGATCGCCGACGACGGCCGCGGAATTCCCGCGAACATCACCACGAGCGGCCTGGGGAACCTGGCACACCGGGCCGAGCAGCTGGGCGGCACGTTCTCCTTCGGCGACAACCCCGACGGCGCGGGAACCTTGCTGCGCTGGGCCGTGCCATTCAAGTGA
- a CDS encoding flavodoxin domain-containing protein — protein sequence METTAPHIAVVYATAQGSTREIADFIGASLTARGALVEIADAEHAPDPTRFDVVILGSAVHDRALLPALGDYVRSHRHELRERPVWLFSVGLGPALVGPIGRLMGRAVPKQIAALREMIGPRDYHAFAGHYERAGVSFTARTMYRLVGGRRYGDLRDWPAITAWTDTIAQELKLPSAQAIPTHP from the coding sequence ATGGAAACCACAGCCCCCCACATCGCCGTCGTCTACGCCACCGCCCAAGGATCCACGCGCGAGATCGCCGATTTCATCGGCGCCTCGCTCACCGCCCGCGGCGCGCTGGTAGAAATCGCGGACGCCGAGCACGCGCCCGACCCGACCCGCTTCGACGTGGTGATCCTCGGCAGCGCCGTCCACGACCGGGCGCTGCTGCCCGCACTGGGCGACTACGTCCGGTCCCACCGCCACGAACTGCGAGAGCGCCCGGTGTGGCTGTTCAGCGTCGGTCTGGGACCCGCACTGGTGGGCCCGATCGGCCGCCTCATGGGCCGCGCCGTCCCGAAACAGATTGCCGCGCTGCGGGAGATGATCGGTCCGCGCGACTACCACGCCTTCGCCGGTCACTACGAACGTGCGGGCGTGTCATTCACGGCGCGCACGATGTACCGCCTGGTAGGCGGTCGGCGTTACGGCGACCTACGCGACTGGCCCGCCATCACGGCCTGGACCGACACCATCGCCCAGGAGCTGAAACTGCCCAGCGCGCAAGCCATCCCGACCCACCCCTGA
- a CDS encoding TetR/AcrR family transcriptional regulator, producing the protein MRTDAAEVLDSVIPVLAKDRGASMQVLAAGAGISRATLTRLFPTRQVLVQAMAAKILDDCDRVLTRAESGEHAVGAVLDMLIGEYQPFAQLWNLVYVEPDDRGESTARTEEIFTRIVALLVMGQDAGALRSDMPGTWLASTFCGLAETAWELTLEGHMGVRQVPGFLETVLLHGLGSR; encoded by the coding sequence ATGCGAACCGATGCTGCGGAAGTGCTGGACTCGGTGATCCCGGTTCTCGCCAAGGACAGAGGGGCGTCGATGCAGGTCCTCGCTGCCGGTGCGGGTATCAGCCGGGCGACGCTGACTCGCCTGTTCCCGACCCGGCAGGTGCTCGTCCAGGCGATGGCCGCGAAGATCCTCGACGACTGTGACCGTGTCCTGACGCGGGCGGAAAGCGGCGAGCACGCTGTCGGAGCGGTCTTGGACATGCTGATCGGGGAGTATCAGCCGTTCGCGCAGCTGTGGAACCTCGTCTATGTCGAGCCGGACGACAGGGGGGAGTCGACCGCGCGAACCGAGGAGATCTTCACCAGGATCGTCGCGCTCCTCGTCATGGGCCAGGACGCCGGTGCGCTCCGCAGTGATATGCCGGGCACCTGGCTGGCCTCCACGTTCTGTGGACTGGCGGAAACCGCCTGGGAACTGACCCTCGAAGGGCATATGGGAGTCCGCCAGGTCCCCGGATTCCTGGAAACGGTGCTGCTGCACGGGTTGGGGAGCCGGTAG